Genomic segment of Zerene cesonia ecotype Mississippi chromosome 7, Zerene_cesonia_1.1, whole genome shotgun sequence:
gaataagtttttatttcgtttcgcTGAAcgttaattatatacaattgataataatttatgggCATTGAGTATATAATCCAATCAAGAgtttaaatttgatgaaaaaataaacaagttttatttgatagtcGGTACATATGCTTCGTCTACCAGGAGCATGTTGTAAGTATGTGCAAATTGTATCTTATTAACATCCGTATTTTATCGTCCTATaagatttaaatgattatgtgAGCaagaacaaatattaaatttctatgtaaaattaaaacgaagaACGATATGCATATATTGTTATCCATAACATATAGTTTtagtgcaaaataaataaagttatataataatagttctTAGATAAAAAAACCATTCGAATGAtccgatttataaaataagttcaCCAGCTGAATGTTACATTACGGCCTCAGCGGTCTCACAAAGCCGGAATGTATCCCTAATTTAGGatctaatttgaaataaatgtttgaaattacgaatatttgaaataattccgGCTGTGTGAGCCCAGCCTTATACGTAGGTGACAAATTCTATATACCTACACTAATTTTTGTACACAATACAGGCACAGGTACGTACCTTGATGGAGTCGGGAAGAgttcttaataatatcatgCCTATATTATGgatattaatatcattaatattcattattttgtagcctataaatgaatgttttcttattattaggTTAAAATTATGCAGattattaactaatataactaaaaataattatctaccTGTTTCATGTTACGTACCCAGAAATTTATCTATCTCTTAGTTTGTGTCTTGAAACATTGACATTACGAAATTGCACTAGGCACTAGTAGATTAAATATACGcctacaaataataaagtataacgAGTGGCCGAAATCCTGTTCTCTCTGTATACCTACTTCTTGGATTTATAGAGAGTATATCGGATCGGTATAATATTATCGAAACAAAACTACTGCAAACTGCTTCTGAAGCAACAATAAATTCTAGGaggaatttttgtaataattgtagATTTCTggatgtttataatttttatgttaagcaatatttcttgaaaatcataaatattttaattaggcGAAAACGTCATTgctttttgtatgaaaaattatattcttcgCAGTCCtcttaatatgaaattgatacttatataatattgacttTTTAGAAGATTCTGgttaaattttcaatgaagCCACTTCCTTTTCAATGCCACAAAAAAACACACGCATTCACTACACTACTTACTATAAAACGATATTTATGTGTCAATCAGATACAATTATTACACAGATAATTCGTGAAATATGTCAAGAGTTCGGAAATATGATAGTTAGATACTTGTTGAATGACTTTGGTTTGTTAACATTGTGAAACAGATCATTAAGTTAAATCCATATCAATTATCACTATGTCAAAGTtgttatttaacttaattGGAATAAAGTTACCTTTACTGTTATTTGTACATCACATGACATGGAAAGTTCGGTCAACATTTGGATTATTTAagaggtaaataatatttcttgtaataaatattgtacaaacatatttattttcatttttataaggtACATAAATCTTAATCTAATAATAAGTCTTTCTAGGAAGGTCCGAGATGTTTTCTTACAATCTATCGTACGAACGCTGGGGCGAAACCGTAAGGGGATCGGACTAATGGTGCAGCTGCAGCATAAGGATAAGAAGCAGCGTATGCAGCTGGGGCAAAGGGACCGGGTAGGGCATAAGGAGCAGCGTAAGATGAGTAAAGAGGAGCGGGTCCTGCAACATATGATGCGTACGGTGCCGGGGCAGCGTAAGCAGCCGGTGCAGCTAAAGGCGCTGGTAGAGGGCCGGCTAATGGAGCAGCTAGAGGGGCAGCTAATGGTGCAGCAACAGCACCCGCAGGCACTAAACCGTTGATCGCCCGACTCTCAACGTTAATCTGAGCAGCGTATGGAGGAACGTTTTGGGGCACAGCGTGAGCGTAACCCACATGCGCTGAAGCAACTAATGGAGCAGGAACCACACTCGCTTCAGTAGACAGGAACGCCGCAGCGACGAGTACGatctgtaaaatataaataaattatggtaATATAAcatggaatataatataatattatattaattttttttttcatgtaaatgGTATGCTTACAGATTTGAAAGAAAGCATTTTGTTTGTAGAAGAACCTTCCTTAACAAGAAAAGAATGTGATGTGTGACTGACCAGAAAAAGTATTGCCTtttatatgttgtttattGTGATTCAGATTACGtacgtattaaaaaaacatttgacgCATTGTGGCTATTCAATTGGAATTCTTAAAGCACACTCGGAGAAATGGAGCAAATTGGGAAACAGCACCGTGAAATTTACaactctataaataaatgaggtcagaattgaaaatatcatcacatctattttttatcacatatttcttcatttctgtcaagaacaaataatttatataacatttttattccaaCTCTGCTTTTAGGctcatatttataagaaaatattttatttatttatttatttttatttaaattcaagtgACACAGACTCATTACCCAtcatataaacttaaaatacatatatgaacTTCACGAtaatctacatatattttgtctaaaagatatcatatttaaattcagatcacataaatgtacataagtacgtatatatttcatattcccTCGCGTCCGTTTCTTTTGGCAATTATATAACAAGCAGTGAAATTGACGCGGCCTgacttcaaattaaaatgcattgcTCGTCTGGGTCAAAACCTACAGTGCCAGCGGATTGCTATAGCCGTGTAATAGAACCAAATGTATTCCTTATCCGTGTTATTGCTCAATGAAATGGACAAACAGTATATATTGTTGTGCCATCCTGAAGGCAGACACAGTACATCGAACACTTCTTCGTACATCTCACTTGTGAGCAGTCACAACAATAAGCAAAATGATCGCCAAATTCTTTGTGAGTTTCATATTTTgacgtaaatttttatagaaaaatataatttaaaaacgtttaaagtgctatatatacctatataagtatttgccatataaaataatcaagtcAATTGAAGTCATTTGACTTCAATTCAATGTCAATTGAAGTAAGGTAGTGCAGTTTTATAATGATCCGATTGTACAGGTTGTCCTCGCCGCCGTCGCCGTCGCTAACGCTGGAGTGCTGCCTCTGGCTGCCGCCCCAGCTGCACTCGTTGCCCCTGCTGCTGCAGCTTATGCGGTAGCGCCATATGCTAGCTCATACTCTGCTCACTCCATCAACCACGCGGTAGCCGCACCAGTGTATGCTAACGCACCTTTGGTGGCCTCAGCTCCATACGTAGCTGCCCCCGCTCCCGTGGTCGCCGCATCACCCGTCGTAGCCCCCTCTCCCTTCGCTAGATACGTCGCTTCTCCTTACTATTTGTGAACGAATTTGGTGTCTTCATTGCCTAGTGACTTgcttaaataatgtaatgtatgtaaaataaatattctgaagtacatattgtttataaaaattgtatttaatattttctcacCTAAAATTGGatctaaatttgtaaatatataaaaatataggttactataattttcataaccGCACATATTTTAATGCGTGATTGTCTTTTAACTACTTACattttagattatatataaaactaagaaaGACCTTTtgccaaaattattttattaataatatatactagctgatcGCGtagacttcgcccgtggtacatatacagcctatgtcactcagtgaagttgcagcttgaAATTGGTTAtatggtttttgcgtgaaaacgttacgaatatacaaaatacaataatataaaaaatagtttccaCTTTATAACACTAGTGTAGATATACgaatgtttgttgctcttttacatGAAAACCATTAAGGGCATTTTGGCGATACTTGGCAgtgataaacattatataagatatagaaatagttttgtccgcgagtgaaaccgcgcgacagaactgttttttataaacaattttatgagtattatggacaacatacataacatttatttacagttaaagatatataaaaaacatattttaatagtcgTATCCACcgatacattaatatattaatgtttttaaatcctATATAAGATCTAACCCAACTGGGTTTATAAGTAAATCGCTAATCAACGTCATTGtgcgttattatatattagccGCTTGCTGGTATTGAAACAAACCGATAATAAGTCTTTCGACCGTGTAATGGTATCATTGAAATGTACTGCCCTCATTTAGCACATGTCTATTAAATTACAGATAAATATAGCAGAGacacaataaatatctattgatataatttattcgaaggaaaaaaaagtgtaaacGAGTTTCTTGCTTATTCTTTTCGATAGAGGCGACATTCCGAAGTTCTAAAATTACAAGATACATATAAGTACTTGAAAAAGTTTAaggcataaataaaaaagtttttgtttgagCTAGTTtagtattatctgtggtttcagtttacaattaacataatttctaAGAGAGCTTAAAtcccataaaatattatttaaatgtttattgtccTTAATTAACGAAAACGCACAGAGAgaaacaattatatacaacAAAGAAATAGtacaatcaaatattatacatttgtattgCATTAGGAAGCTCATTCATTCAACGCGTGTTGATAactcacaaataaaatttaaattgtaaataagaaCATACGTTAgactacaatatatatatatatttttttcaaaaagtgtgtgtatcatataaattaaacgttCGACGCAATGTTGGGAATTAATATATTGGCGCGAAAGATCTTATCACACAATTGGAAAAGAATTtgtatcatttataaacataatgctTAGTGTTCAAAAAGCCCTATTAACAGTATAGTATTTAATGAAAGAAAGCTATGGCTAATTCGAAAAGTGCTTACATTTGTGTGATTTTCTTACAAcatatttgttaaaagttaAAGCAGTGGAGGGTCAGTGGTGAAAacttcggacttcaaaatcgataagtcggggttcgagaccgaaatccgtgcaggaaataaattgatttttcaatttatccgtgtatgtagataacatcacctaagcttaaaacggtgaagaaaaacatcgtgaggaaaccggcatgttcaagaatcaaaagttcgataatatgtgacatctgccaacacgCACTGGGCCAGCGTGGttgattatggcctgaatcctcataggaggcctgtgtcccagcagtgggaacctatatgggctgatgatgaataattgttaaaaatataatatggcgCTTCTTTGGACAGCGCAGCATAACAAAGCAGACTGCCGTGTTACAtctattagaaataaataagtgcATATTTAAGAATCAAAACtgtgttttcaaattaaaaagtttcaagTTCTTAGCACTATACagaatataactatatttacaataatcatgaaacattttgtattaagtAGCTTCTCAGTTGCAAATTATGCAAAATGTTtgctttttacttttatacatcaacatttaatttacatataaaatgttgatgttccaatttatttagtataacttgaacaaaaaaaacgaATCCATATATCCtgcatgataaaataaatcatgtttctttgtataaatgtgtaatagTGTAGAAAATCTGAAGTCAACGACCGTTTTCTTTACCATCTAACCATAAATCATTAATGAATTGACAAGAAGAAACGATTCTGTGGAAATAAATAGGATATCgtgaaaaaataacacaaaggtTAACATTTGAGCTATTTCtattattgaatttcattgggatgtaagtaataaaatgattacgGAAATTCGTCAAAATACCGAACGATCAATCGAAGAAGTCAATGGCCAGATAACTTTCTTTACCTACCAACTTTACTTACCGATGGAATACGTTGGGAGGCTGGAGTTACCCTGCGGGAACACTACTCAATCTACCGCAAGCCCTGCCCAGCAATTCTTCTGATGTTTCAAGTTTTGTTGTGTaagaactaataaataataatcctcTTTCAATTAATTGATACTACAATTGTTCTCAATTACAAGTGTTATaccctttttatatatttatatatatataaaccagattttaactttcttttaaaatgcttTGAGCGTTTAcatgatcaaaataaaatacaaggaaaacataaactgt
This window contains:
- the LOC119840775 gene encoding cyclin-dependent kinase inhibitor 1C-like, which codes for MLSFKSIVLVAAAFLSTEASVVPAPLVASAHVGYAHAVPQNVPPYAAQINVESRAINGLVPAGAVAAPLAAPLAAPLAGPLPAPLAAPAAYAAPAPYASYVAGPAPLYSSYAAPYALPGPFAPAAYAASYPYAAAAPLVRSPYGFAPAFVR